In one window of Chitinophagaceae bacterium DNA:
- the fabD gene encoding ACP S-malonyltransferase encodes MKTSYIFPGQASQFPGMGKEIYEKNARGKELFLEANEILGFNITDIMFYGSAEELKHTKITQTSVFIHSVISYMLFSKEKASAVAGHSLGEFSALVANKCLSYRDALHLVNIRANAMQQACERNPSTMAVVLGLSQDKIETICSSITDEVVVLANYNSPEQLVISGSLKGIELATDKLKNAGAKRVLPIAVGGAFHSPLMSSAKLELADAIGYTRFSTPECPIYQNVNANMTSNVKEIQQNLIDQLTAPVKWSQTIQNMVDDGIDCFIECGPGKVLQGLVSRIDSKVSVKGINYDFSI; translated from the coding sequence ATGAAAACATCTTATATTTTTCCAGGTCAAGCATCTCAATTTCCTGGAATGGGAAAAGAAATATATGAAAAGAATGCACGAGGGAAAGAGCTTTTTTTAGAAGCAAATGAAATATTAGGATTTAATATTACAGATATAATGTTTTATGGGAGTGCAGAAGAACTAAAACACACAAAAATAACACAGACATCGGTGTTTATACATTCGGTCATCTCCTATATGCTTTTTTCAAAAGAAAAAGCCAGTGCAGTCGCAGGTCACTCCTTAGGAGAATTTTCAGCATTAGTAGCAAATAAATGTTTGAGTTACAGAGATGCTCTTCATTTAGTAAATATACGTGCAAACGCAATGCAACAAGCATGCGAAAGAAATCCATCTACAATGGCTGTTGTATTAGGACTATCCCAAGACAAAATAGAAACAATATGCTCTTCTATAACTGACGAGGTAGTAGTGCTTGCTAATTATAATTCCCCCGAGCAGTTAGTAATATCAGGTTCTTTGAAAGGAATAGAATTGGCAACAGACAAATTAAAAAATGCAGGGGCAAAAAGAGTTTTACCCATAGCTGTAGGAGGAGCTTTTCATTCACCCCTTATGAGTTCAGCAAAATTAGAATTAGCAGATGCAATAGGGTATACACGTTTTTCCACCCCCGAATGCCCTATTTATCAAAACGTAAATGCAAACATGACAAGTAACGTCAAAGAAATACAACAAAATCTTATAGACCAACTGACAGCACCCGTTAAATGGTCTCAAACGATACAGAATATGGTAGATGATGGGATAGATTGTTTTATAGAATGCGGACCTGGAAAGGTTTTACAAGGATTAGTTTCTAGAATAGATTCAAAAGTATCTGTTAAAGGAATAAATTATGATTTTTCAATTTAA
- the dut gene encoding dUTP diphosphatase, whose amino-acid sequence MQIKIVNTSKNHIPAYQTEYSAGVDIRASLTDTITLLPMERKLINTGIYIEVPIGYYASIRPRSGLALQKGITIVNTPGTIDADYRGEITVLLINLSPSPVEIKNGDRIAQMIVSKYEPIEWIPTQSLTPSKRGDKGYGSTGVS is encoded by the coding sequence ATGCAAATAAAAATAGTCAACACATCCAAAAACCATATCCCTGCCTATCAAACAGAGTATTCCGCAGGAGTAGATATCCGAGCATCACTCACAGATACAATCACTCTGCTGCCAATGGAAAGAAAACTCATCAATACAGGAATATATATAGAAGTTCCAATCGGATACTACGCCAGTATACGACCCAGAAGCGGCTTAGCACTCCAAAAAGGAATTACTATAGTCAATACACCAGGAACTATTGATGCAGATTACAGAGGAGAAATTACCGTATTGCTCATAAATCTCTCCCCATCTCCCGTAGAAATAAAAAATGGAGACAGGATAGCACAAATGATAGTATCCAAATACGAACCAATAGAATGGATACCCACCCAATCCCTTACCCCAAGCAAGAGAGGTGACAAAGGATACGGCAGCACAGGAGTATCTTAA
- a CDS encoding site-2 protease family protein has translation MEEIENISSVNNPSEEDNVKYLKNKQNTKRKKIQAVLFLLTLLCTTLAGAEWSCNKYLTLFGRNMSFEDFLQGFHFSIPFLIILTSHEFGHYFTARYHKVEATLPYYIPAWFGFIGSPSLGTFGAVIRITGKIKSRIQYFDIGIAGPIAGFFVALLFLWYGFTHLPPPEYIFTIHPEYAQYGLDYPKYVYADTPTPSFTLGTNILFEFFKNNIADPALLPNERELIHYPYIFSGFLALFFTALNLIPIGQLDGGHVVYGLFGYKNSRIISLSLYFIFLFYASLGIISPYTLFDNQYSFIVVGIYIIYLFFISGCITANKKTRYAMVVSFVTGQLVFSYFFPTIIGEQGWLLYLFILGKFLGIFHPRGEDESELGLKRKILGWVSLLIFILCFSFQPIK, from the coding sequence ATGGAAGAAATCGAAAATATATCATCTGTAAATAATCCATCGGAAGAAGACAATGTAAAGTATCTCAAAAATAAACAAAATACAAAAAGAAAAAAAATTCAAGCAGTTCTTTTTCTCTTGACCCTTCTTTGCACTACCTTAGCAGGAGCAGAATGGAGTTGCAATAAGTATTTAACCCTGTTTGGAAGGAATATGTCATTTGAAGATTTTCTGCAAGGATTTCATTTTTCTATTCCTTTTTTGATTATCCTTACAAGTCATGAGTTCGGGCATTATTTCACTGCTCGGTATCACAAAGTAGAAGCAACTCTCCCTTACTATATTCCTGCTTGGTTTGGGTTTATTGGTTCTCCCAGTTTAGGAACTTTTGGTGCTGTGATACGTATTACAGGAAAAATAAAATCCCGAATTCAGTATTTTGATATTGGCATTGCAGGACCTATTGCCGGATTTTTTGTAGCACTCCTCTTTTTATGGTATGGATTCACCCATTTGCCACCTCCCGAATATATCTTTACCATACATCCTGAATATGCTCAATACGGTTTAGACTATCCCAAATATGTATATGCTGATACTCCCACCCCATCATTCACACTAGGAACAAATATACTTTTTGAATTTTTTAAAAATAATATAGCAGACCCCGCTCTTTTGCCAAATGAGAGAGAACTTATCCACTACCCCTATATTTTTTCAGGGTTTCTCGCTCTTTTTTTTACCGCATTAAATCTTATTCCCATAGGACAGTTAGATGGAGGACACGTGGTTTATGGGCTTTTTGGATATAAAAACTCCCGAATAATATCCCTGTCCTTATACTTCATTTTTCTCTTTTATGCAAGTTTAGGCATTATTTCGCCCTACACTCTTTTTGATAATCAATATTCTTTTATCGTGGTGGGTATTTATATTATCTATCTTTTTTTCATTTCGGGTTGCATAACTGCAAATAAAAAAACAAGATATGCCATGGTTGTCTCTTTTGTAACAGGACAACTCGTTTTTTCTTATTTCTTCCCTACTATAATAGGAGAACAAGGATGGTTACTGTACCTTTTTATATTAGGAAAATTTTTGGGAATATTTCATCCAAGAGGGGAAGACGAGAGTGAATTAGGATTAAAAAGAAAAATTTTAGGGTGGGTTTCCCTCCTTATATTTATCCTTTGTTTTTCATTTCAACCTATTAAATAA
- the frr gene encoding ribosome recycling factor, translating to MNDIDIYIEEAKESMEKSVTHTRTELSKIRAGKSQVSMLDGVHVLYYGIKTPLNQVASITTPDARTLFIKPFEKGMMGEIEKSIKNSDLGFNPQNNGEYVIISIPILTEERRRSLVKQAKNEVEQGKISIRNIRKEINEEIRKLLKEGFSEDEVKNAEEEIQKLTDTSIARLEKIFATKEAEIMTV from the coding sequence ATGAACGATATAGATATTTATATTGAAGAAGCAAAAGAAAGTATGGAAAAATCAGTTACTCATACCCGAACAGAACTTTCTAAAATCAGAGCGGGAAAATCACAAGTATCCATGTTAGATGGGGTACATGTTCTCTATTATGGAATAAAAACCCCTTTAAATCAAGTAGCATCTATTACAACCCCCGATGCAAGAACCCTTTTTATAAAACCCTTTGAAAAAGGAATGATGGGAGAAATAGAGAAGTCCATAAAAAATAGCGACCTCGGTTTTAACCCTCAAAACAACGGGGAATATGTCATTATTTCTATTCCTATCCTTACAGAAGAAAGAAGAAGATCCCTTGTAAAACAAGCAAAAAATGAAGTAGAACAAGGAAAAATTTCCATACGAAACATACGAAAAGAAATCAATGAAGAAATAAGAAAACTCTTAAAAGAAGGGTTTTCAGAAGACGAAGTAAAAAACGCCGAAGAAGAAATCCAAAAACTCACCGATACTTCTATTGCACGATTAGAAAAAATATTCGCCACCAAAGAAGCAGAAATAATGACTGTATAA
- a CDS encoding T9SS type A sorting domain-containing protein has protein sequence MKTIFLYVYCSIICDVRGFAAVLYDNSLSLEKMMVGTTPQTISFVLTDSVKVFPCTPSCSFSLTGSSSSGLPIYYESSSTVATISGTMITVVASGSATITARQTGDATYNTASPVSFILKIKENQSIGWSAGFTSPLTKTYQDPPSQISVVNLIQSTTTQYTSSQTDVAIITGMNRDSMTIVGAGTTVLSAQALANSLYVASNIIYQTLTVLKKQTTLSFSIPSKRFGDTPFKLTAQTNNTESLPILFSSAHASIATLSGGDTVHIQNVGSVRITAYQPDTKNYESADKTDTLVVQKGFQTLILNPISAKQYGDTFRISYQRGASSMPVVFVSSNTNRAYIKGDTIICKNVGTVNITANQSGDNNYITAVPVTINFTINKANQTLSITTPSLIRIPIGYDFNSPYPPITLTATGGNSSGFDNIFSLTGGRSIAYLSDHNDSSELFIRGLGSISITVNRSGDELYNDAIPATKTISIMQEQSITFATLVPQTYGDNPMVLSASATSGLDVSYISSNSDIVNITGNTATILRAGEVNITANQTGNIYFYPSESIVHGLTIHKKSQSITSFSDINSPPKTYTSIGQTFTLAAALDVNGHSPSFRSSDTQIALVVGTSITTKKAGTVTITAYHTGNTNYLPIEQTQVLTIQKAGVSITFPLSHSSFIYNTNTGLSSALSLSNTSIPILYSSAHTSIAVINGNTVSFVGTGSTSITAYHTGNENYLPYSVSHPITVSPTPITNISIVPISRKVFGTSPFIVEVTGNNPMQSITFISSNTNIITFENNTATIQNAGTTTITANALPGEGYSGSSHTVNITIQKANQILTFNPLKPRIYHHRFFVLSPDSIKSTLPIQFTSSAPLVASLSGNTVTILKAGITIITASNTGNNNYNPISISQLLTIQKTTPLMILDTPLIFRYVNAKPFLLQIITSNVEPSLIRFENINPQIAEIREDSIYIRGVGTTTIDIIAQSNENYESVSVSQTIVVAKIPQTILFDIPINYSITDPPISLNANAGTSGIPIEYISSDTSRLQIHSDSAVIKEAGEVKLILSQQGNSNYEPAPILVKNITIRADNKLINNIEFTNPLPKYIYTDTTFALTASSLSNTDVFFSITKGKEIASLQNNMLTIKKNTYPQTITIRAYTAGNETYKSIYKYYTISVRNYYTLNIQASNNENARIDYIFVLKNSKGNIDQEVSSTDGRAMISGIRVGTYFIIAIPQRTAAASYIPTYYTRAVTIKTATPIVCDDDIFSKTIQWEVLPKPITALKGTINGTVFNQIHINQNTPYPLIIIALLRHPDNTIIDATTTNSDGTFSFINVPNGEYTIIADIMNIQNGTDKITITQNESNITLNLLVNQQQLQILKPTHPLTQTKDANPFVSIYPNPMKNILTLSFHNNSSKTIQVYTASGMTIYRIETTQKQIQITTEKWEQGTYLIQITSDAYNKTFQIVK, from the coding sequence TTGGAGTGCAGGATTTACAAGCCCTCTAACGAAAACATATCAAGATCCTCCTTCCCAAATATCTGTAGTAAATCTTATACAATCTACTACCACTCAATATACAAGTTCTCAAACAGACGTAGCAATTATTACGGGAATGAATAGAGATTCTATGACAATAGTAGGAGCAGGAACCACGGTTCTTTCTGCTCAGGCACTTGCAAATTCGTTGTATGTAGCATCGAATATTATATATCAAACCCTCACAGTACTGAAAAAACAAACAACTCTTTCTTTCTCTATCCCCTCAAAAAGATTCGGTGATACTCCTTTCAAACTTACCGCTCAAACAAATAATACTGAATCCCTGCCCATTCTATTTTCCAGCGCTCATGCTTCTATAGCTACTCTCTCTGGGGGAGATACTGTTCATATACAAAACGTTGGAAGCGTGCGTATCACTGCATATCAACCAGATACTAAAAACTATGAATCGGCTGATAAAACAGATACATTGGTAGTTCAAAAAGGATTTCAAACTCTCATTCTTAATCCCATTTCTGCTAAGCAATATGGAGATACTTTTCGCATATCCTATCAAAGGGGTGCTTCTTCTATGCCCGTAGTGTTTGTCAGTTCTAATACAAATAGAGCATATATAAAAGGAGATACTATTATTTGCAAGAATGTAGGCACAGTAAACATAACTGCAAACCAGTCAGGAGACAATAACTATATTACTGCGGTACCTGTCACAATAAATTTTACCATTAACAAAGCAAATCAAACCCTTTCTATTACCACTCCTTCCCTTATAAGAATCCCTATAGGGTATGATTTTAATAGTCCCTACCCTCCTATTACACTTACTGCTACGGGAGGAAATTCAAGTGGTTTTGATAATATATTTTCTCTTACGGGAGGGAGAAGTATTGCTTATTTGTCAGATCATAATGATAGTAGCGAACTCTTTATAAGAGGATTAGGAAGTATTTCTATTACGGTAAACAGAAGTGGAGATGAACTATATAATGATGCTATTCCTGCTACCAAAACAATATCTATAATGCAAGAACAAAGTATTACGTTTGCCACATTAGTTCCTCAGACGTATGGAGATAATCCCATGGTTCTTTCGGCATCCGCTACTTCGGGTTTAGATGTATCTTACATAAGTTCGAATTCCGATATTGTAAATATTACAGGCAATACCGCCACTATTTTGAGAGCAGGGGAAGTAAATATTACAGCAAATCAAACAGGAAATATTTATTTTTATCCATCTGAATCTATTGTTCATGGTTTGACCATTCACAAAAAAAGTCAATCTATAACTTCTTTTTCTGATATTAATAGTCCTCCTAAAACATACACTTCTATCGGACAAACCTTCACTCTTGCAGCAGCTCTTGATGTTAATGGGCATTCTCCTTCTTTCAGAAGTTCCGACACACAAATCGCTCTTGTAGTAGGTACTTCTATTACTACCAAAAAAGCAGGCACAGTCACCATTACTGCATATCATACGGGCAATACTAATTATTTACCAATAGAACAAACACAAGTTCTAACAATACAAAAAGCAGGAGTATCTATTACTTTTCCTCTTTCTCATTCCTCTTTTATCTATAACACAAATACGGGGCTTAGTTCCGCATTATCTCTCTCCAATACGAGCATTCCAATACTCTATTCTTCTGCTCATACTTCCATTGCAGTTATCAATGGAAATACAGTATCTTTTGTAGGAACAGGTTCTACAAGCATAACCGCATATCATACAGGAAATGAAAATTATCTGCCCTATTCTGTATCTCATCCCATAACCGTATCACCTACTCCTATCACAAATATATCCATTGTCCCCATCTCTCGAAAAGTATTTGGAACCTCTCCTTTCATTGTAGAGGTGACAGGAAATAATCCAATGCAAAGTATTACTTTTATTTCCAGTAATACCAATATAATAACTTTTGAAAATAACACTGCCACCATACAAAACGCAGGAACAACCACCATCACTGCGAATGCTCTTCCAGGTGAGGGTTATTCAGGTAGTTCCCACACCGTAAATATTACTATTCAAAAAGCAAACCAAATTCTTACTTTTAATCCACTCAAACCAAGAATATATCACCACAGATTCTTCGTTTTATCACCAGATTCCATAAAGAGTACTCTACCCATTCAGTTTACTTCCTCCGCACCATTAGTAGCATCTCTCTCGGGAAATACGGTTACGATACTCAAAGCAGGAATTACTATCATAACCGCAAGTAATACAGGTAATAATAACTACAATCCCATCAGTATTTCTCAACTACTCACCATTCAAAAAACAACTCCACTCATGATCTTAGATACTCCTCTGATATTTCGCTACGTGAATGCAAAACCTTTTCTATTACAAATAATAACGAGCAACGTAGAACCTTCTCTCATCAGATTTGAGAACATAAACCCACAAATTGCAGAAATAAGAGAGGATTCCATCTACATAAGAGGTGTAGGCACTACCACCATAGATATCATTGCCCAATCCAATGAAAACTACGAGTCCGTCTCTGTTTCTCAAACCATTGTAGTAGCAAAAATACCGCAAACAATACTCTTTGATATTCCGATCAATTATTCTATAACAGACCCACCCATCTCTCTCAATGCCAACGCAGGAACATCAGGAATCCCCATAGAATATATAAGCTCAGACACCTCAAGATTACAAATCCACAGTGACTCTGCTGTTATAAAAGAAGCGGGAGAAGTAAAACTCATTCTGTCACAACAAGGCAACAGCAACTACGAACCAGCTCCCATACTCGTAAAGAACATAACCATAAGAGCAGATAATAAACTCATAAACAATATAGAATTTACCAATCCACTCCCAAAATATATCTACACAGATACTACTTTTGCTCTTACAGCATCCTCTCTTTCCAACACAGATGTGTTTTTTTCCATAACCAAAGGAAAAGAAATTGCTTCTTTGCAAAACAACATGCTCACTATTAAAAAAAACACATATCCTCAAACCATTACCATCCGAGCATATACCGCGGGAAATGAAACCTACAAATCCATCTATAAATATTATACTATCTCCGTCAGAAACTATTATACCCTCAACATACAGGCAAGTAATAATGAAAATGCCCGCATAGATTACATTTTTGTATTGAAAAACAGCAAAGGAAATATAGACCAAGAAGTATCCTCAACAGATGGCAGAGCCATGATCTCGGGCATACGAGTAGGAACTTACTTTATAATAGCAATACCCCAAAGAACAGCCGCCGCTTCTTACATTCCTACCTATTATACCCGAGCCGTTACCATCAAAACTGCTACTCCTATCGTTTGCGATGACGATATTTTTTCCAAAACCATACAATGGGAAGTATTACCAAAGCCCATTACCGCCCTCAAAGGAACTATAAACGGAACTGTATTTAACCAAATACATATAAACCAAAACACCCCCTATCCGCTTATTATTATTGCATTACTCAGGCATCCCGATAATACTATAATAGATGCAACCACCACCAACAGCGATGGCACTTTTTCTTTCATCAATGTACCAAATGGAGAATACACTATAATAGCCGACATTATGAATATCCAAAACGGAACAGACAAAATAACCATTACACAAAACGAATCAAACATTACTCTCAACCTATTAGTCAATCAACAACAACTCCAAATACTCAAACCCACCCACCCCCTTACCCAAACAAAAGATGCAAATCCTTTTGTCTCCATATATCCTAATCCTATGAAAAATATTCTTACCCTCTCTTTTCATAATAACTCCTCTAAAACAATACAGGTATATACTGCATCGGGAATGACTATTTATAGAATAGAAACAACCCAAAAACAGATACAAATAACCACAGAAAAATGGGAACAGGGAACATATCTGATTCAAATAACGTCTGACGCTTATAATAAAACATTTCAAATAGTCAAATAA
- a CDS encoding DUF6048 family protein, with protein MLKYFISVVCIFLSGCAFAFIEQDTVVTRKKDRKIQFLGFRAGIELISPIQSFFAVSTKEVSFQGEVCLKYLFLVYDVSYSQTSLYKEKTFEYNNNGVSMRFGVDINFTHKNKNRDAIFWGLRYCFSHHDESLSLWNTYWEKYYLYRNENQLSTWYEMVFGIKAKIASHFYMGYTVRIKFNPTTDNQTSFNTYHIPSFGTLNTFSDFRFGFDYHLYYFFSK; from the coding sequence ATGTTAAAATATTTTATTAGTGTCGTTTGTATATTCCTCTCAGGATGCGCTTTTGCCTTTATAGAACAAGACACAGTGGTAACCCGTAAAAAAGATAGAAAAATACAATTTTTAGGATTCCGAGCGGGAATAGAACTCATTTCCCCCATACAATCTTTTTTTGCTGTAAGCACCAAAGAAGTATCTTTTCAAGGGGAAGTATGTTTGAAATATCTATTTCTCGTCTATGATGTCTCCTATTCGCAAACCTCTCTTTATAAAGAAAAAACCTTTGAATATAACAATAATGGAGTAAGTATGCGATTTGGAGTAGATATAAATTTTACTCATAAGAACAAAAATAGAGACGCTATTTTTTGGGGATTACGGTATTGTTTTAGTCATCATGACGAAAGTTTATCGCTGTGGAATACATACTGGGAAAAATACTATCTCTACCGGAATGAAAATCAATTATCCACTTGGTATGAAATGGTTTTTGGAATAAAAGCAAAAATAGCTTCGCATTTTTATATGGGATATACGGTAAGAATTAAATTTAACCCTACCACAGACAATCAAACCTCTTTTAATACCTATCATATACCCAGTTTTGGTACCTTAAACACCTTTTCTGACTTCCGTTTTGGATTCGATTACCATCTCTATTATTTCTTTTCCAAATAA
- a CDS encoding TonB-dependent receptor plug domain-containing protein — translation MKKNIYVLSLFLLINGISYRVNAQQSTKVYEDSSRENKLLRTSFEELRNIKKVTDELSTSIASSAAKLSLLESPAAVTLITEEDIQKCGCRDILEVLEQVPGLQGATDVGHARSVGVRGLVTSENRILFLIDGHQMNETTYGFVPMTGRIPLEIIEKIEIIRGPGSARYGGSAGLAVISITTKNESKEKGVKVSHSQELSNRFSNTSSDIYLGHSFDNGLDVSIVAGYKQGSISNRDIYFSNDSVTEDFRNTTGVNNTIVGLSASYRDIKLKYMYEKYELKSSPIANFGSGSYLFGGNYLGAEYDRKIQKHNLNSFIYFKAIESFNTTDVPLVNTDQYKTIGGINWSLEIVKNVSVAAGLDAYTLYSKYRNKDIGTVQRRTYSISNPGDSSALTNNNLGFYGEVLWKTKYVNILAGGRFDYNDAIGFAFVPRLTLTKELGRFHYKILFNQSFKTSVIGQIAYPDTVGREIGNIKPENITVGEIEVGYAIGPKFLLNTNIFFIHLDNTVIVTRTEALPNGAVNFYYSNQGSLGSLGLELSLRYVSRYVLITGTYSFYRPTVRNVNPYIINDTESGYEDKFLAYSPHFATLNVNVRVTKNISTNINTKFYGERAYYLDNIRFEKVYIQQKPTPLFNIGVNVNHFLLYKVTLSASINNILNTDFRYGVHINNLGARQDSPINGRTFQLKLIYKL, via the coding sequence ATGAAAAAAAATATATATGTTCTTTCTCTTTTTTTACTCATAAATGGAATATCATATAGAGTAAATGCTCAACAAAGTACTAAAGTTTATGAAGACAGCAGTAGGGAAAATAAATTGCTGCGGACATCTTTTGAGGAATTACGTAATATAAAAAAAGTGACAGACGAATTAAGCACGAGTATTGCTTCCAGTGCGGCAAAATTGAGCTTATTAGAATCACCCGCTGCTGTCACTCTCATAACCGAAGAGGATATTCAAAAATGTGGTTGTAGAGATATATTAGAAGTATTAGAGCAAGTTCCAGGATTACAAGGAGCAACAGATGTAGGGCATGCAAGGTCTGTGGGAGTAAGAGGTTTGGTAACATCAGAGAATAGAATTTTATTTCTCATAGATGGACACCAGATGAACGAAACGACTTATGGCTTTGTTCCAATGACCGGGCGAATACCCTTAGAAATCATTGAAAAAATAGAAATAATAAGAGGACCAGGTTCAGCTCGTTACGGAGGGAGTGCGGGCTTAGCAGTTATTTCTATTACTACCAAAAACGAAAGCAAAGAAAAAGGGGTTAAAGTATCCCATTCCCAAGAATTATCCAATAGATTTAGTAATACCAGCTCGGATATCTATTTAGGGCATTCCTTTGATAATGGTTTAGATGTAAGCATTGTAGCAGGTTATAAGCAAGGGAGCATCAGTAATAGAGATATCTATTTTTCCAACGATAGTGTAACAGAAGACTTTAGAAATACTACGGGGGTTAATAATACAATTGTAGGTTTGTCTGCCTCTTACAGAGACATTAAACTCAAATATATGTATGAAAAATATGAACTTAAATCCAGTCCTATTGCAAACTTTGGATCAGGTTCGTATCTTTTTGGAGGAAATTACTTAGGAGCAGAATATGATAGAAAAATACAAAAACATAATTTGAATAGTTTTATTTACTTTAAGGCGATAGAATCATTCAATACTACAGATGTTCCTTTAGTAAATACAGACCAATACAAAACCATAGGAGGTATAAATTGGTCTTTGGAAATAGTAAAAAATGTAAGTGTAGCCGCCGGATTAGATGCTTATACTCTCTATTCCAAATATAGAAATAAAGACATAGGTACTGTGCAACGAAGAACTTATTCAATAAGTAATCCAGGGGATTCTTCAGCTCTTACCAATAATAACCTGGGATTCTATGGGGAAGTTTTATGGAAAACCAAATACGTCAATATACTCGCAGGAGGTCGATTTGATTATAATGACGCTATTGGTTTCGCATTCGTACCGCGGCTCACTCTTACCAAAGAATTAGGAAGATTCCACTATAAAATACTATTTAACCAGTCCTTTAAAACTTCTGTTATAGGACAAATAGCGTACCCTGACACTGTTGGTAGAGAAATTGGAAACATAAAACCCGAAAATATAACCGTAGGAGAAATAGAAGTAGGATATGCAATAGGTCCTAAATTTCTTCTCAATACAAATATTTTTTTTATACACTTAGATAATACTGTTATTGTAACAAGAACAGAAGCACTTCCTAATGGAGCAGTCAATTTCTATTATTCCAATCAAGGAAGTTTAGGAAGTTTAGGATTAGAACTCAGCCTCAGATATGTAAGCAGATACGTCCTTATAACAGGAACTTATAGCTTTTACAGACCCACAGTGCGAAATGTTAATCCTTACATCATAAATGATACAGAATCAGGATACGAAGACAAATTCCTTGCTTATTCTCCTCACTTTGCTACTCTCAATGTAAACGTAAGGGTTACAAAAAATATCTCTACCAATATCAATACAAAATTCTACGGAGAACGCGCTTATTATCTCGATAACATCCGCTTTGAAAAGGTCTATATCCAACAAAAGCCCACACCTCTTTTTAATATAGGAGTGAATGTAAATCATTTCCTACTCTATAAGGTAACTCTTTCCGCAAGCATCAATAATATATTAAACACCGATTTTAGATACGGAGTCCATATTAATAATTTAGGAGCAAGACAGGATAGCCCTATAAATGGCAGAACATTTCAATTAAAACTTATTTATAAACTATAA